A DNA window from Medicago truncatula cultivar Jemalong A17 unplaced genomic scaffold, MtrunA17r5.0-ANR MtrunA17Chr0c01, whole genome shotgun sequence contains the following coding sequences:
- the LOC120577823 gene encoding uncharacterized protein yields MCLGRMWNGLCRSANRLGTLTDADCDGGPSL; encoded by the coding sequence ATGTGTCTCGGTCGGATGTGGAACGGTTTGTGCCGGTCCGCCAATCGGCTCGGGACATTGACCGACGCGGATTGTGATGGTGGCCCAAGCCTGG